A region from the Anoplolepis gracilipes chromosome 2, ASM4749672v1, whole genome shotgun sequence genome encodes:
- the LOC140674807 gene encoding uncharacterized protein has product MIDILNIGSEPIFDDRIVKIETHTYNPYANTTLGYSDEIRIPIQHQDLYTLPCESFLYVEGKLTIRKKDELMILGNNCVAFMFDELRYELNGVEIDRNRNVGITCTIKNYISFTHERSKILHNAAWNIVENNGAEGYFNFCEPLNMLLGFCEDYKRVVINAHELILIRSRNDYNCLFGAQAAEAEIELHKIQWRMPHVILNEISKLSLLRALESGRYLNMSFRSWDLYEFPLLHSTTKHS; this is encoded by the coding sequence atgatTGACATTTTGAATATTGGAAGCGAACCGATCTTTGACGACCGTATAGTAAAGATTGAAACTCATACGTATAATCCATACGCAAATACAACACTTGGATATAGCGATGAGATACGGATACCTATACAGCATCAGGATTTGTACACGTTACCGTGCGAAAGCTTCCTTTACGTCGAAGGAAAATTGACGATAAGAAAAAAGGATGAACTAATGATATTGGgaaataattgcgttgcattcatgtttgatgaaCTTCGATATGAACTCAACGGTGTGGaaattgatcgcaacagaaacgttGGAATAACTTGcacgattaaaaattacatttcttttacACACGAGAGAAGTAAAATCTTGCACAATGCTGCGTGGAATATAGTTGAAAATAATGGTGCTGAAGGTTACTTCAATTTTTGCGAGCCGCTCAACATGTTGcttggattttgcgaggattataaGCGCGTTGTGATTAACGCTCATGAGTTGATTTTAATACGTTCACGCAACGACTACAATTGTCTATTTGGAGCTCAGGCTGCTGAAGCTGAGATTgaattacacaaaatacaatGGCGTATGCCTCACGTAATATTGAACGAAATTAGTAAATTGTCCTTGCTACGAGCGTTGGAGAGCGGTAGATACTTGAACATGAGTTTCCGCTCGTGGGATCTATACGAATTTCCTTTGCTACACAGTACAACTAAGCATTCGTAA